The following proteins are co-located in the Penaeus monodon isolate SGIC_2016 chromosome 10, NSTDA_Pmon_1, whole genome shotgun sequence genome:
- the LOC119577833 gene encoding SEC14 domain and spectrin repeat-containing protein 1-B-like (The sequence of the model RefSeq protein was modified relative to this genomic sequence to represent the inferred CDS: added 178 bases not found in genome assembly), with the protein MGSSEWEGLLERRLAVLPGSRDPGGGPILVIPLPQDPALHDVGGISATIKYLKTIPSVSSRDRGWVVVVDARVCHYRLVKPTVSTVRATLGHIRHLFVVRPEGFWDKQRVDCRKSEVDSQPIYVSVSKLTKYMELSQLPVELGGTLDYDHFAWLKTRKAYEEFVDECERARRDLETLQAELRREEPCSRASTLHDLLSVNSNTYNTITARPAIIFNMGQEVLKVLEMDEESGFRVCEGQGDAAEAASRVRTMLHDLHLLTTAVEACWRRLNTALDTYMQVRELETEMNDIGQWLVSAGQTLLADTSIGTTTEQAEAILREHEAIELKCRETYGRWAGLRYRVEDALDRGDGDLRALADHRTTTTDLRSLKDYTDTLVRTFATRLDRRRTLILASVRFHRIAAQMCERCCVLLQQNRWLPHTDDVDTLKKTLRELTARKEAIDYLASEGTRAGEKLLDLLTVGVKDLSGRDVTPDYTGELNHVHALLTNVHEQYARAARQADLHKLRLQQNIQLLTCQRDVKQAYKWLKALLEALVKAHSHVGRSSEEIRRLKTEHQQFQETATGTFEYGFESARAALLVEKSAGGSVLSESRRMVGDLEYVWKMFVQGSQEQLTRLRVAGVFFRTMEQHLERLDALYAGVMERLNGRPASDGDTRSLLSSRDRLLREIGRNVRLGKLLKERLLDPLVPNYSVRDHNENLLAQESITERIQHITARAQQLDALMFPTAVSTATTDPSPRAETEHEVSSAF; encoded by the exons ATGGGCAGTAGTGAATGGGAGGGGTTACTGGAGCGGCGGCTGGCGGTGCTGCCTGGGTCTCGGGATCCAGGTGGGGGCCCTATCTTGGTCATACCGCTGCCACAAGATCCAGCCCTCCATGATGTTGGGGGCATCTCCGCCACCATAAAGTATCTCAAGACAATCCCAAG CGTGAGTTCTCGTGACCgcggttgggtggtggtggtggatgccCGTGTGTGCCATTATCGTTTGGTGAAGCCCACAGTGAGCACCGTGCGTGCCACTTTGGGCCACATCAGACATCTGTTTGTGGTTCGACCGGAGGGATTCTGGGACAAGCAGCGTGTCGACTGTCGGAAGAGCGAGGTCGACAGCCAG CCGATTTACGTAAGTGTAAGCAAGCTGACGAAGTACATGGAGTTGTCGCAGCTGCCGGTTGAGCTCGGCGGAACTCTGGACTACGATCACTTCGCTTGGCTCAAGACGCGCAAG GCCTATGAAGAGTTTGTAGATGAATGCGAGCGCGCCCGTCGGGACTTGGAGACACTGCAGGCGGAGCTGCGCCGGGAAGAGCCATGCAGCCGAGCGTCGACCCTCCACGACCTCCTCTCCGTCAATTCGAACACCTATAACACCATCACCGCCAGACCCGCAATCATCTTCAACATGG GTCAAGAGGTTCTCAAGGTGCTGGAAATGGACGAAGAGTCGGGCTTCCGAGTGTGCGAGGGCCAAGGAGACGCTGCAGAGGCCGCGTCCAGAGTACGCACAATGCTCCATGATCTGCATCTTCTGACCACCGCCGTTGAAGCCTGCTGGAGGAGGCTCAACACCGCCCTCGACACTTACATGCAG GTCCGCGAGCTGGAAACTGAGATGAACGACATCGGTCAGTGGCTGGTGTCGGCGGGACAGACCCTTTTGGCAGACACCAGCATCGGGACCACCACCGAGCAGGCTGAGGCGATCCTGAGGGAACACGAGGCCATCGAACTTAAATGCAGG gAAACTTACGGACGATGGGCTGGGCTGAGATACCGTGTAGAAGACGCCCTTGATCGAGGTGATGGTGACCTTCGCGCTCTAGCAGATCACCGTACCACGACTACAGATCTCAGGTCCCTCAAGGACTATACTGATACCCTCGTCAG gACGTTCGCCACGCGTCTGGACCGGCGGCGGACGCTGATCTTGGCTTCCGTCAGATTCCATCGTATCGCAGCCCAGATGTGCGAGCGCTGCTGTGTTCTCCTGCAGCAGAACCGGTGGCTCCCTCACACCGACGACGTGGACACGCTCAAGAAGACGCTGCGGGAACTCACGGCGAGGAAGGAAGCTATCG ACTACTTGGCCTCCGAAGGCACGCGAGCGGGTGAGAAACTTCTTGACCTCCTGACGGTGGGCGTGAAGGATCTCTCCGGTCGGGACGTGACCCCTGACTACACGGGGGAGTTGAACCACGTGCACGCTCTCCTCACGAACGTGCATGAGCAGTACGCGCGAGCGGCACGGCAGGCAGACCTACACAAGCTAAGGTTACAGCAGAATATCCAGCTGCTCACCTGCCAGAGGGATGTCAAGCAG GCATACAAGTGGCTGAAGGCTCTGTTGGAGGCCCTGGTCAAAGCTCACTCTCACGTGGGTCGATCATCTGAGGAAATCAGGAGGTTGAAGACTGAGCATCAGCAGTTCCAG GAAACAGCAACCGGTACATTTGAGTACGGTTTTGAGTCAGCTCGAGCGGCGCTGCTGGTGGAGAAATCAGCAGGCGGCTCGGTGCTGTCGGAGAGCCGTCGCATGGTGGGTGACCTGGAGTACGTTTGGAAGATGTTCGTCCAAGGATCTCAAGAGCAACTCACCAGGCTCAGAGTTGCGGGAGTCTTCTTTAGGACAATGGAACAG CACCTAGAGAGGCTAGACGCCCTGTATGCCGGCGTCATGGAACGGTTGAACGGGCGTCCTGCGTCTGATGGGGACACACGGAGTCTCCTCAGTTCCAGGGACCGATTGCTGAGGGAAATCGGAAGGAACGTCCGCTTGGGAAAGCTCTTGAAGGAACGGCTGCTCGATCCCCTTGTTCCCAATTATAG